The Arctopsyche grandis isolate Sample6627 chromosome 10, ASM5162203v2, whole genome shotgun sequence genome window below encodes:
- the LOC143918096 gene encoding organic cation transporter protein-like isoform X2, with amino-acid sequence MKTENAANVEDGKAPEKTKSTDAIQEAIGSMGKYQVILCLIIFLTKFPVAFHQMGIIFLAPPVSYICLDNSSNETNKCPCSNPEYDTSIFQDTIIMTWDLICEKSWLADFTQTIFMLGILVGSISFGAISDRFGRRLPLVGAVILQLVSGIAASLTPEYWSFTILRFILGVATGGTMVVGYVLTMEFVGTEYREPVSAFYQLPFNIGHLMLAGFGYFFRTWSSFQLAVTIPSVVMLSYYWVLPESPRWLLAVGETKKASKILEKTAKMNKLPTENIANNIEEYQRLRPKDQIQKGNLFDLFKTPNLRRNTICMTFNWLVCGFGYFGVSQYIGKLAGNIFVNVAVSATVTIPGTLISIPLMRRFGRKPLMIGTLVLTSICLFAIAVIPADAQMWQVVLACIGDVGMFIAFIVVYLYASEMFPTVVRNVGIGLSSMMARVGSMVAPYVASLGTYALWLPPVIFAIMPLIGASLCLLMPETKDCELLTTIEEAENFRGTKKDDEK; translated from the exons ATGAAAACAGAAAACGccg caaaTGTAGAAGATGGAAAAGCACCGGAGAAAACGAAATCCACAGATGCCATACAAGAAGCAATCGGGTCTATGGGAAAATATCAAGTGATATTATGCTTGATAATTTTCCTAACAAAATTCCCCGTGGCTTTCCATCAAATGGGAATTATATTCCTCGCACCACCGGTTTCATATATATGCTTAGACAACAGTAGCAACGAAACAAACAAATGTCCTTGCAGCAATCCAGAATATGACACATCCATATTCCAAGACACCATCATAATGACATGGGATCTCATTTGTGAAAAGTCCTGGTTGGCTGATTTCACACAAACCATCTTCATGCTTGGTATTCTAGTTGGAAGCATTAGCTTCGGTGCCATCTCAGACAG ATTCGGTCGAAGACTTCCATTGGTGGGTGctgttatattacaattggTGTCTGGTATTGCCGCTTCTCTCACACCTGAATATTGGTCATTTACGATACTTCGATTTATACTCGGTGTAGCTACCGGTGGCACAATGGTTGTCGGATATGTGTTGACTATGGAATTCGTAGGCACCGAATACAGAGAACCAGTGTCAGCTTTCTATCAGCTGCCGTTCAACATTGGTCATTTGATGTTAGCTGGATTTGGCTACTTTTTCAGGACGTGGTCTAGTTTCCAATTGGCCGTCACAATTCCTTCGGTAGTAATGCTGTCGTACTATTGGGTCTTGCCAGAGTCTCCGAGGTGGCTTTTAGCTGTTGGAGAGACCAAGAAAGCTTCTAAGATATTAGAAAAGACAGCTAAAAT GAATAAATTACCAACTGAAAATATAGCAAACAACATAGAGGAGTATCAAAGGTTAAGACCCAAAGACCAAATTCAAAAAGGAAACTTGTTTGATTTATTCAAAACTCCCAATCTCCGGAGGAACACAATATGCATGACATTCAACTGGTTGGTTTGCGGGTTCGGATACTTCGGAGTGTCCCAATACATTGGTAAACTTGCCGGAAACATCTTTGTAAACGTCGCTGTGTCAGCCACGGTCACAATACCAGGAACGCTAATATCCATTCCGCTGATGAGAAGATTCGGCAGGAAGCCACTGATGATAGGAACTCTAGTGTTGACTTCCATTTGTCTCTTTGCCATCGCTGTGATTCCGGCGGACGCTCAAATGTGGCAAGTGGTGTTAGCTTGCATCGGAGACGTAGGAATGTTCATCGCCTTCATCGTGGTCTATCTGTATGCTTCTGAAATGTTCCCAACTGTGGTTCGTAATGTAGGTATTGGCTTATCTTCGATGATGGCCAGGGTTGGTTCGATGGTTGCGCCGTATGTTGCTAGTCTTGGAACTTATGCGTTGTGGTTGCCGCCTGTAATTTTTGCAATTATGCCATTGATCGGTGCCAGTTTATGTCTTTTAATGCCGGAGACGAAAGACTGCGAACTGCTGACGACGATCGAAGAGGCTGAAAATTTCAGAGGGACAAAAAAAGATGATGAAAAATAG
- the LOC143918096 gene encoding organic cation transporter protein-like isoform X1, whose amino-acid sequence MNNDSKSEKNGVQEPGESFPMLEANVEDGKAPEKTKSTDAIQEAIGSMGKYQVILCLIIFLTKFPVAFHQMGIIFLAPPVSYICLDNSSNETNKCPCSNPEYDTSIFQDTIIMTWDLICEKSWLADFTQTIFMLGILVGSISFGAISDRFGRRLPLVGAVILQLVSGIAASLTPEYWSFTILRFILGVATGGTMVVGYVLTMEFVGTEYREPVSAFYQLPFNIGHLMLAGFGYFFRTWSSFQLAVTIPSVVMLSYYWVLPESPRWLLAVGETKKASKILEKTAKMNKLPTENIANNIEEYQRLRPKDQIQKGNLFDLFKTPNLRRNTICMTFNWLVCGFGYFGVSQYIGKLAGNIFVNVAVSATVTIPGTLISIPLMRRFGRKPLMIGTLVLTSICLFAIAVIPADAQMWQVVLACIGDVGMFIAFIVVYLYASEMFPTVVRNVGIGLSSMMARVGSMVAPYVASLGTYALWLPPVIFAIMPLIGASLCLLMPETKDCELLTTIEEAENFRGTKKDDEK is encoded by the exons ATGAATAATGATagtaaaagtgaaaaaaatggtGTGCAAGAACCAGGAGAAAGTTTCCCCATGTTGGAAG caaaTGTAGAAGATGGAAAAGCACCGGAGAAAACGAAATCCACAGATGCCATACAAGAAGCAATCGGGTCTATGGGAAAATATCAAGTGATATTATGCTTGATAATTTTCCTAACAAAATTCCCCGTGGCTTTCCATCAAATGGGAATTATATTCCTCGCACCACCGGTTTCATATATATGCTTAGACAACAGTAGCAACGAAACAAACAAATGTCCTTGCAGCAATCCAGAATATGACACATCCATATTCCAAGACACCATCATAATGACATGGGATCTCATTTGTGAAAAGTCCTGGTTGGCTGATTTCACACAAACCATCTTCATGCTTGGTATTCTAGTTGGAAGCATTAGCTTCGGTGCCATCTCAGACAG ATTCGGTCGAAGACTTCCATTGGTGGGTGctgttatattacaattggTGTCTGGTATTGCCGCTTCTCTCACACCTGAATATTGGTCATTTACGATACTTCGATTTATACTCGGTGTAGCTACCGGTGGCACAATGGTTGTCGGATATGTGTTGACTATGGAATTCGTAGGCACCGAATACAGAGAACCAGTGTCAGCTTTCTATCAGCTGCCGTTCAACATTGGTCATTTGATGTTAGCTGGATTTGGCTACTTTTTCAGGACGTGGTCTAGTTTCCAATTGGCCGTCACAATTCCTTCGGTAGTAATGCTGTCGTACTATTGGGTCTTGCCAGAGTCTCCGAGGTGGCTTTTAGCTGTTGGAGAGACCAAGAAAGCTTCTAAGATATTAGAAAAGACAGCTAAAAT GAATAAATTACCAACTGAAAATATAGCAAACAACATAGAGGAGTATCAAAGGTTAAGACCCAAAGACCAAATTCAAAAAGGAAACTTGTTTGATTTATTCAAAACTCCCAATCTCCGGAGGAACACAATATGCATGACATTCAACTGGTTGGTTTGCGGGTTCGGATACTTCGGAGTGTCCCAATACATTGGTAAACTTGCCGGAAACATCTTTGTAAACGTCGCTGTGTCAGCCACGGTCACAATACCAGGAACGCTAATATCCATTCCGCTGATGAGAAGATTCGGCAGGAAGCCACTGATGATAGGAACTCTAGTGTTGACTTCCATTTGTCTCTTTGCCATCGCTGTGATTCCGGCGGACGCTCAAATGTGGCAAGTGGTGTTAGCTTGCATCGGAGACGTAGGAATGTTCATCGCCTTCATCGTGGTCTATCTGTATGCTTCTGAAATGTTCCCAACTGTGGTTCGTAATGTAGGTATTGGCTTATCTTCGATGATGGCCAGGGTTGGTTCGATGGTTGCGCCGTATGTTGCTAGTCTTGGAACTTATGCGTTGTGGTTGCCGCCTGTAATTTTTGCAATTATGCCATTGATCGGTGCCAGTTTATGTCTTTTAATGCCGGAGACGAAAGACTGCGAACTGCTGACGACGATCGAAGAGGCTGAAAATTTCAGAGGGACAAAAAAAGATGATGAAAAATAG
- the LOC143918395 gene encoding CAAX prenyl protease 1 homolog isoform X2 encodes MVSTETVIVVSIILFSWAEYCWELFLSLRQIRVYKTKKKIPHELESVLDLETFEKARVYGLDKAHFNEVKSFFSIVTNTCLICFGWMSGFWSLSENLAVSLGVSRDNEIAISCFYIIVLNILSLVVDMPFSIYHTFVLEERHGFNKQTVGFFIKDNIKNFILVQVLAIPITSVIVYIVQRGGDMFIVWLWSFCCVMILLLVMIYPSLIAPLFDKYSPLPDGPLRSSIEALAASLKFPLGQLYVVEGSKRSAHSNAYFYGLFGSKRIVLFDTLLENYVKKETDEKKTKETDEKKDATRKKKGCNDAEVLAVLAHELGHWSYSHIYINLVVTQVNLLLTFMAFGLMFKYAPLYTALGFAPGVQPILVGLVTVLQMILAPYNALLSFAMTILSRKLEFQADNFAIKLGHSKFLKNALIKLNSDNLGFPVHDPLYSAWHHSHPTLLQRMENLNKKE; translated from the exons ATGGTCTCCACGGAGACTGTCATCGTTGTGAGCATCATCCTCTTCAGCTGGGCCGAGTATTGCTGGGAGTTATTCCTCTCTCTGAGACAG ATTCGGGTGtacaaaaccaaaaaaaaaataccccaTGAATTAGAAAGCGTATTGGATTTGGAAACTTTCGAGAAAGCTAGAGTTTACGGCTTGGATAAAGCTCACTTCAACGAGGTCAAATCCTTCTTCTCCATCGTAACAAACACGTGCTTAATCTGCTTTGGATGGATGTCCGGCTTTTGGAGCTTGAGCGAAAATCTGGCCGTGTCCCTCGGCGTCTCACGCGACAACGAAATCGCAATAAGCTGCTTTTACATAATCGTCCTCAACATATTATCTCTGGTGGTCGACATGCCCTTCTCAATCTACCACACTTTCGTCCTAGAAGAGAGGCACGGATTCAACAAACAAACAGTCGGATTCTTCATCAAGGATAACATCAAGAATTTCATCCTCGTGCAAGTTCTCGCCATTCCGATCACGTCCGTCATTGTTTACATCGTACAGAGAGGAGGTGATATGTTCATAGTATGGCTGTGGTCATTCTGCTGCGTCATGATCCTATTATTGGTTATGATCTATCCTTCATTAATCGCCCCGCTCTTCGACAAATACTCTCCGTTGCCCGACGGACCTCTGCGGTCATCTATCGAGGCCTTAGCCGCTTCTTTGAAGTTCCCACTCGGCCAGCTGTACGTCGTCGAGGGATCCAAACGCTCAGCTCACAGCAACGCTTATTTCTACGGACTGTTCGGTAGCAAACGCATTGTCTTATTCGACACTTTGCTTGAGAATTATGTCAAGAAA GAGACCGATGAAAAGAAAACTAAGGAGACCGATGAGAAAAAAGATGCTACCCGCAAGAAGAAAGGATGTAACGATGCTGAAGTGTTAGCCGTGTTGGCTCACGAGCTGGGACATTGGAGCTATAGCCATATCTATATAAATCTGGTCGTAACTCAAGTCAACCTGCTGCTTACTTTCATGGCTTTCGGTTTGATGTTTAAATATGCACCTTTGTATACGGCTCTCGGCTTCGCTCCGGGAGTGCAGCCTATCTTGGTCGGTTTAGTTACGGTATTGCAGATGATCTTGGCACCGTACAACGCTCTCCTTTCCTTCGCCATGACCATCCTCTCGAGGAAGTTGGAGTTCCAAGCGGACAATTTCGCCATTAAGTTGGGTCACTCCAAGTTTTTGAAGAACGCTCTGATCAAATTGAATTCAGATAATTTAGGCTTTCCTGTCCACGACCCGCTCTATTCCGCTTGGCATCACTCTCACCCAACTCTGTTGCAGCGTATGGAAAATTTGAACAAGAaggaataa
- the LOC143918395 gene encoding CAAX prenyl protease 1 homolog isoform X3, which translates to MVSTETVIVVSIILFSWAEYCWELFLSLRQIRVYKTKKKIPHELESVLDLETFEKARVYGLDKAHFNEVKSFFSIVTNTCLICFGWMSGFWSLSENLAVSLGVSRDNEIAISCFYIIVLNILSLVVDMPFSIYHTFVLEERHGFNKQTVGFFIKDNIKNFILVQVLAIPITSVIVYIVQRGGDMFIVWLWSFCCVMILLLVMIYPSLIAPLFDKYSPLPDGPLRSSIEALAASLKFPLGQLYVVEGSKRSAHSNAYFYGLFGSKRIVLFDTLLENYVKKTDEKKDATRKKKGCNDAEVLAVLAHELGHWSYSHIYINLVVTQVNLLLTFMAFGLMFKYAPLYTALGFAPGVQPILVGLVTVLQMILAPYNALLSFAMTILSRKLEFQADNFAIKLGHSKFLKNALIKLNSDNLGFPVHDPLYSAWHHSHPTLLQRMENLNKKE; encoded by the exons ATGGTCTCCACGGAGACTGTCATCGTTGTGAGCATCATCCTCTTCAGCTGGGCCGAGTATTGCTGGGAGTTATTCCTCTCTCTGAGACAG ATTCGGGTGtacaaaaccaaaaaaaaaataccccaTGAATTAGAAAGCGTATTGGATTTGGAAACTTTCGAGAAAGCTAGAGTTTACGGCTTGGATAAAGCTCACTTCAACGAGGTCAAATCCTTCTTCTCCATCGTAACAAACACGTGCTTAATCTGCTTTGGATGGATGTCCGGCTTTTGGAGCTTGAGCGAAAATCTGGCCGTGTCCCTCGGCGTCTCACGCGACAACGAAATCGCAATAAGCTGCTTTTACATAATCGTCCTCAACATATTATCTCTGGTGGTCGACATGCCCTTCTCAATCTACCACACTTTCGTCCTAGAAGAGAGGCACGGATTCAACAAACAAACAGTCGGATTCTTCATCAAGGATAACATCAAGAATTTCATCCTCGTGCAAGTTCTCGCCATTCCGATCACGTCCGTCATTGTTTACATCGTACAGAGAGGAGGTGATATGTTCATAGTATGGCTGTGGTCATTCTGCTGCGTCATGATCCTATTATTGGTTATGATCTATCCTTCATTAATCGCCCCGCTCTTCGACAAATACTCTCCGTTGCCCGACGGACCTCTGCGGTCATCTATCGAGGCCTTAGCCGCTTCTTTGAAGTTCCCACTCGGCCAGCTGTACGTCGTCGAGGGATCCAAACGCTCAGCTCACAGCAACGCTTATTTCTACGGACTGTTCGGTAGCAAACGCATTGTCTTATTCGACACTTTGCTTGAGAATTATGTCAAGAAA ACCGATGAGAAAAAAGATGCTACCCGCAAGAAGAAAGGATGTAACGATGCTGAAGTGTTAGCCGTGTTGGCTCACGAGCTGGGACATTGGAGCTATAGCCATATCTATATAAATCTGGTCGTAACTCAAGTCAACCTGCTGCTTACTTTCATGGCTTTCGGTTTGATGTTTAAATATGCACCTTTGTATACGGCTCTCGGCTTCGCTCCGGGAGTGCAGCCTATCTTGGTCGGTTTAGTTACGGTATTGCAGATGATCTTGGCACCGTACAACGCTCTCCTTTCCTTCGCCATGACCATCCTCTCGAGGAAGTTGGAGTTCCAAGCGGACAATTTCGCCATTAAGTTGGGTCACTCCAAGTTTTTGAAGAACGCTCTGATCAAATTGAATTCAGATAATTTAGGCTTTCCTGTCCACGACCCGCTCTATTCCGCTTGGCATCACTCTCACCCAACTCTGTTGCAGCGTATGGAAAATTTGAACAAGAaggaataa
- the LOC143918395 gene encoding CAAX prenyl protease 1 homolog isoform X1 — protein MVSTETVIVVSIILFSWAEYCWELFLSLRQIRVYKTKKKIPHELESVLDLETFEKARVYGLDKAHFNEVKSFFSIVTNTCLICFGWMSGFWSLSENLAVSLGVSRDNEIAISCFYIIVLNILSLVVDMPFSIYHTFVLEERHGFNKQTVGFFIKDNIKNFILVQVLAIPITSVIVYIVQRGGDMFIVWLWSFCCVMILLLVMIYPSLIAPLFDKYSPLPDGPLRSSIEALAASLKFPLGQLYVVEGSKRSAHSNAYFYGLFGSKRIVLFDTLLENYVKKVDDEKKTEETDEKKTEETDEKKTEETDEKKTKETDEKKDATRKKKGCNDAEVLAVLAHELGHWSYSHIYINLVVTQVNLLLTFMAFGLMFKYAPLYTALGFAPGVQPILVGLVTVLQMILAPYNALLSFAMTILSRKLEFQADNFAIKLGHSKFLKNALIKLNSDNLGFPVHDPLYSAWHHSHPTLLQRMENLNKKE, from the exons ATGGTCTCCACGGAGACTGTCATCGTTGTGAGCATCATCCTCTTCAGCTGGGCCGAGTATTGCTGGGAGTTATTCCTCTCTCTGAGACAG ATTCGGGTGtacaaaaccaaaaaaaaaataccccaTGAATTAGAAAGCGTATTGGATTTGGAAACTTTCGAGAAAGCTAGAGTTTACGGCTTGGATAAAGCTCACTTCAACGAGGTCAAATCCTTCTTCTCCATCGTAACAAACACGTGCTTAATCTGCTTTGGATGGATGTCCGGCTTTTGGAGCTTGAGCGAAAATCTGGCCGTGTCCCTCGGCGTCTCACGCGACAACGAAATCGCAATAAGCTGCTTTTACATAATCGTCCTCAACATATTATCTCTGGTGGTCGACATGCCCTTCTCAATCTACCACACTTTCGTCCTAGAAGAGAGGCACGGATTCAACAAACAAACAGTCGGATTCTTCATCAAGGATAACATCAAGAATTTCATCCTCGTGCAAGTTCTCGCCATTCCGATCACGTCCGTCATTGTTTACATCGTACAGAGAGGAGGTGATATGTTCATAGTATGGCTGTGGTCATTCTGCTGCGTCATGATCCTATTATTGGTTATGATCTATCCTTCATTAATCGCCCCGCTCTTCGACAAATACTCTCCGTTGCCCGACGGACCTCTGCGGTCATCTATCGAGGCCTTAGCCGCTTCTTTGAAGTTCCCACTCGGCCAGCTGTACGTCGTCGAGGGATCCAAACGCTCAGCTCACAGCAACGCTTATTTCTACGGACTGTTCGGTAGCAAACGCATTGTCTTATTCGACACTTTGCTTGAGAATTATGTCAAGAAAGTTGACGATGAAAAGAAAACTGAGGAGACCGATGAAAAGAAAACTGAGGAGACCGATGAAAAGAAAACTGAGGAGACCGATGAAAAGAAAACTAAGGAGACCGATGAGAAAAAAGATGCTACCCGCAAGAAGAAAGGATGTAACGATGCTGAAGTGTTAGCCGTGTTGGCTCACGAGCTGGGACATTGGAGCTATAGCCATATCTATATAAATCTGGTCGTAACTCAAGTCAACCTGCTGCTTACTTTCATGGCTTTCGGTTTGATGTTTAAATATGCACCTTTGTATACGGCTCTCGGCTTCGCTCCGGGAGTGCAGCCTATCTTGGTCGGTTTAGTTACGGTATTGCAGATGATCTTGGCACCGTACAACGCTCTCCTTTCCTTCGCCATGACCATCCTCTCGAGGAAGTTGGAGTTCCAAGCGGACAATTTCGCCATTAAGTTGGGTCACTCCAAGTTTTTGAAGAACGCTCTGATCAAATTGAATTCAGATAATTTAGGCTTTCCTGTCCACGACCCGCTCTATTCCGCTTGGCATCACTCTCACCCAACTCTGTTGCAGCGTATGGAAAATTTGAACAAGAaggaataa